One region of uncultured Desulfovibrio sp. genomic DNA includes:
- a CDS encoding cytidine 5'-phosphate N-acetylneuraminic acid synthetase → MKERCIVIPAIKKNAVIPDQLVKKLAGVTLVERAVNTARSVLPGDDIVVLTDSQEIALICERAGVRHHWNKDLRFTSLDIVTEMRGLLTELAREYEHCMILRASCPLLTWVDVEDAWKRFREAQADSLVTVKSMRQRIWNVQGEGLESLLDEDAGHDSEKMLVVESRALIILRLALLDKANGHTLERGKIVPYFLNDRAIEIQGYQDWWICEHLLQRRHVVFVVAGWPAIGMGHVFRALMLAHEITNHKISFVCTRASELAVESIARKDYKIVRQGNEELADTVLRMRPDLVVNDILNTTAAYMARLTTAGVRCVNFEDEGPGADWARLVVNALYEDRDSNERLRYGPDYFCLRDEFLGAARNPFRPELRTVLITFGGTDLNDCSRRVLDIIEPICRAYGIRIRLVAGPGYAHKDAMEAHLARLDNPLVEFTWATNVMSRMMEGADLAICSAGRTVYELAHMRIPSMVLAHHEREARHTFARPRNGFAFVGIMDRVSDAKIRNVFLAMLKNPRRKRFWDRQNALNFTANKGRVVALMQNILQEGPANPQVVETAASAESQQA, encoded by the coding sequence GTGAAAGAACGCTGCATCGTCATACCTGCCATCAAGAAAAATGCCGTCATTCCTGACCAGCTTGTTAAAAAACTGGCCGGGGTTACGCTTGTGGAACGGGCCGTCAATACCGCGCGCAGCGTCTTGCCCGGTGATGATATTGTTGTGCTGACCGACAGCCAGGAGATTGCGCTCATCTGCGAACGCGCGGGCGTGCGGCACCACTGGAACAAGGATCTGCGGTTCACCAGCCTTGATATCGTTACCGAAATGCGCGGGCTGCTGACAGAGCTTGCGCGGGAATACGAGCACTGCATGATTTTGCGCGCCTCCTGTCCCCTGCTCACCTGGGTGGACGTGGAAGACGCCTGGAAGCGCTTTCGCGAGGCGCAGGCCGATAGCCTGGTGACGGTCAAAAGCATGCGCCAGCGCATCTGGAATGTGCAGGGCGAAGGGCTTGAGAGCCTGCTGGACGAAGACGCCGGGCACGACAGCGAAAAAATGCTGGTGGTGGAAAGCCGCGCGCTGATTATTTTGCGGCTTGCCCTGCTGGACAAGGCCAACGGCCACACCCTTGAGCGCGGCAAGATTGTGCCCTATTTTCTCAACGACAGGGCCATTGAAATTCAGGGCTATCAGGACTGGTGGATCTGCGAACATCTGCTGCAACGGCGGCATGTGGTCTTTGTGGTGGCTGGCTGGCCCGCCATCGGCATGGGGCATGTGTTCCGCGCACTGATGCTGGCGCACGAGATCACCAATCACAAGATCAGCTTTGTCTGTACGCGCGCGAGCGAGCTGGCGGTGGAAAGCATAGCCCGAAAGGACTACAAGATCGTGCGTCAGGGCAACGAGGAGTTGGCAGACACCGTGCTGCGCATGCGGCCCGACCTTGTGGTCAACGATATTCTGAACACCACGGCGGCCTATATGGCGCGCCTGACCACGGCTGGCGTGCGCTGCGTCAACTTTGAGGATGAAGGCCCCGGCGCGGACTGGGCGCGGCTGGTGGTCAATGCCCTGTATGAAGACAGGGACAGCAACGAACGCCTGCGCTACGGGCCGGATTATTTTTGCCTGCGAGATGAATTTCTGGGCGCGGCGCGCAATCCCTTCCGCCCTGAACTCAGGACAGTGCTCATCACCTTTGGCGGCACGGATCTCAACGACTGCTCGCGCCGGGTGCTGGACATCATCGAACCCATCTGCCGGGCCTACGGCATCCGCATCCGCCTTGTGGCGGGGCCGGGCTATGCCCACAAGGACGCCATGGAGGCGCATCTGGCACGGCTGGATAACCCGCTGGTGGAATTTACCTGGGCCACCAATGTCATGAGCCGCATGATGGAAGGGGCCGACCTCGCCATCTGCTCCGCAGGGCGCACGGTGTACGAACTGGCCCACATGCGGATTCCTTCAATGGTGCTGGCCCACCACGAGCGCGAGGCGCGCCATACCTTTGCCCGCCCCCGCAACGGCTTTGCCTTTGTGGGCATTATGGACAGGGTCAGCGATGCCAAGATTCGCAATGTTTTTCTGGCCATGCTCAAGAATCCCCGGCGCAAACGCTTTTGGGATCGCCAGAACGCCCTCAATTTTACGGCCAACAAGGGGCGCGTTGTGGCCCTCATGCAGAACATCCTGCAGGAAGGCCCAGCCAACCCCCAGGTGGTGGAAACTGCCGCCTCCGCAGAATCGCAGCAAGCGTAA
- the folD gene encoding bifunctional methylenetetrahydrofolate dehydrogenase/methenyltetrahydrofolate cyclohydrolase FolD codes for MILIDGKKTAADIRAELGAEVAAACAEGHRAPGLAVILVGEDPASQVYVRNKERACAEAGIVSFPHHLPATTSQQDLLQLIGECNANPAVDGILLQLPLPKGLDAQECLLAIDPEKDVDGFHPVSVGRLSLGLPGFVSCTPAGVMELLRRYDLPTSGKKAVVVGRSNIVGKPLAMLLARSGRFGDATVTVCHSRTPDLAEQCRQADFLFLAMGRPRCITGDMVRQGAVVIDVGINRTPEGLCGDADFASVSPKAHAITPVPGGVGPMTIAMLLSNTVQSWRQHRA; via the coding sequence ATGATCTTGATTGACGGCAAAAAAACCGCCGCCGACATCCGGGCGGAACTTGGCGCGGAAGTGGCCGCCGCCTGTGCCGAGGGCCATCGTGCTCCGGGTCTTGCGGTTATCCTTGTGGGCGAAGACCCTGCCTCGCAGGTCTACGTGCGCAACAAGGAGCGCGCTTGCGCCGAAGCCGGTATTGTTTCCTTTCCGCACCATTTGCCCGCCACCACCAGCCAGCAGGACCTGCTGCAACTCATTGGCGAGTGCAACGCCAATCCCGCTGTGGACGGCATCCTGCTGCAACTGCCCCTGCCCAAGGGGCTGGACGCGCAGGAATGCCTGCTGGCCATTGATCCGGAAAAGGACGTGGACGGTTTCCACCCTGTGAGCGTGGGCCGTCTTTCGCTGGGCTTGCCGGGATTTGTCTCCTGCACGCCCGCCGGGGTCATGGAGCTGCTGCGCCGCTATGACCTGCCCACCAGCGGCAAGAAGGCCGTGGTTGTAGGGCGCTCCAACATTGTGGGCAAACCGCTGGCCATGTTGCTGGCCCGTTCTGGCCGTTTTGGCGACGCCACAGTGACCGTATGCCATTCGCGCACGCCCGATCTTGCCGAGCAGTGCCGTCAGGCCGATTTTCTGTTTCTTGCCATGGGCAGGCCGCGCTGCATCACAGGCGACATGGTGCGCCAAGGCGCGGTGGTCATTGATGTGGGCATCAACCGCACTCCCGAAGGTCTGTGCGGTGATGCGGATTTTGCCAGTGTAAGCCCCAAGGCGCATGCCATTACGCCTGTGCCCGGCGGCGTTGGCCCCATGACCATTGCCATGCTGCTGAGCAATACCGTGCAGTCGTGGCGGCAGCACCGGGCCTGA
- the eno gene encoding phosphopyruvate hydratase, which produces MSGIASVYGREILDSRGNPTVEVEVTLESGHSARAAVPSGASTGSREALEMRDGDKSRFGGKGVTKAVDNVNGEIAEAIVGMDVLRQVQIDNTLIDLDGTDNKSRLGANAMLGVSMACARVASEFLGLPLYKYLGGINAKVLPVPMMNIINGGAHAPNNLDIQEFMIMPVGAMTFRDSLRIGAEIFHTLQAILKKDGHVTSVGDEGGFAPNLKNHDEAFTYIIKAIEEAGYNPGSEVALAIDAAASEFYKDGKYVLGGEGKTFNNAEMSDWLAEFTQKYPLISIEDGMSESDWDGWGMLTASLGDHIQLVGDDVFVTNPGILAEGIDQGVGNSILIKLNQIGTVTETLDTIEMAKEASYSTVVSHRSGETEDSFIADLAVGVNAGQIKTGSLCRSERMAKYNQLLRIEEELDDDADFFGPIMAEYYLQAEDED; this is translated from the coding sequence ATGAGCGGCATTGCTTCAGTTTATGGCCGTGAGATTCTCGATTCGCGCGGCAACCCCACTGTTGAAGTGGAAGTGACGCTGGAATCCGGTCACAGCGCCCGCGCGGCGGTACCCTCCGGGGCCTCCACGGGCAGCCGTGAAGCCCTGGAAATGCGTGATGGCGACAAGAGCCGTTTTGGCGGAAAGGGCGTGACCAAGGCCGTTGACAACGTCAACGGCGAAATCGCCGAGGCCATTGTTGGCATGGACGTGCTGCGTCAGGTGCAGATCGATAACACTCTTATCGACCTTGACGGCACTGATAACAAATCCCGCCTTGGCGCAAACGCCATGCTGGGCGTTTCCATGGCCTGCGCGCGCGTGGCTTCCGAATTTCTTGGCCTGCCGCTCTACAAGTATCTTGGCGGCATCAACGCCAAGGTGCTGCCCGTGCCCATGATGAACATCATCAACGGCGGCGCGCATGCTCCCAACAATCTGGATATTCAGGAATTCATGATCATGCCCGTGGGGGCCATGACCTTCCGTGATTCCCTGCGCATCGGCGCGGAGATTTTCCACACCCTTCAGGCCATCCTCAAGAAGGACGGCCACGTGACCAGCGTTGGCGATGAAGGCGGCTTTGCCCCCAACCTGAAGAACCATGATGAAGCCTTTACCTACATCATCAAGGCCATTGAAGAAGCGGGCTACAACCCCGGCTCCGAAGTGGCTCTGGCCATCGACGCTGCGGCCAGCGAATTTTACAAGGACGGCAAGTACGTGCTCGGCGGCGAAGGCAAGACCTTCAACAATGCCGAGATGAGCGACTGGCTGGCCGAATTCACCCAGAAGTACCCCCTCATCTCCATCGAAGACGGCATGTCCGAAAGCGATTGGGACGGTTGGGGCATGCTGACCGCCTCCCTTGGCGACCATATCCAGCTGGTGGGCGACGACGTGTTCGTGACCAACCCCGGCATCCTGGCCGAAGGGATCGATCAGGGCGTAGGTAACTCCATCCTTATCAAGCTCAACCAGATCGGCACGGTTACGGAAACTCTGGACACCATCGAGATGGCCAAGGAAGCTTCGTACAGCACAGTTGTTTCACACCGCTCCGGCGAAACCGAAGACAGCTTCATTGCCGACCTCGCCGTGGGCGTCAACGCCGGGCAGATCAAGACCGGTTCGCTCTGCCGTTCCGAGCGCATGGCCAAGTACAACCAGTTGCTGCGCATTGAAGAAGAACTGGACGACGATGCGGACTTCTTCGGCCCCATCATGGCTGAATACTATCTCCAGGCAGAAGACGAAGACTAG
- a CDS encoding DUF805 domain-containing protein — protein MEFRDAVKICLTKKYCSFKGRASRSEFWWFCLFTLLINIAVVIVGAMAPALASIISAVQALWLLLPTVSVSTRRLHDRDFSGWWQALPVALMLPGLVGVAADADWLFILVAFAAVIASIGLMVVYALKGTSGPNRFGPDPLDDSGV, from the coding sequence ATGGAATTCAGGGATGCCGTAAAAATCTGCCTGACCAAGAAGTATTGCAGCTTTAAGGGCCGGGCCTCGCGCTCCGAATTTTGGTGGTTCTGCCTGTTTACGCTGCTGATCAATATTGCAGTGGTCATTGTGGGAGCTATGGCGCCAGCGCTGGCTTCCATCATCAGTGCCGTGCAGGCCTTGTGGTTGCTGCTGCCAACGGTGAGCGTGTCAACGCGCAGGCTGCATGACCGCGATTTTTCCGGCTGGTGGCAGGCCCTGCCTGTGGCCTTGATGCTGCCCGGCCTGGTCGGCGTGGCGGCTGATGCCGATTGGTTGTTCATTTTGGTGGCCTTTGCAGCGGTCATTGCCAGCATTGGGCTGATGGTCGTGTACGCGCTTAAAGGAACCTCCGGGCCCAACCGTTTTGGCCCTGATCCACTTGACGACAGCGGGGTCTGA
- a CDS encoding type III pantothenate kinase yields MQPEILLFDIGNTSIKIGLGNERHVLTSYTLRTDTAQSADNFGLTLLTLLQHAGVAPAQLKACVASSVAPGFDPLLREAVARYVGCPLQRVGKELPVPLENRYERPAEVGADRLVGAYAARRMYPETPSLLIVDFGTAVTIDCVSGDAYMGGLIFPGPRTALTALSREAAKLPRVNLDVRANEPTPGRNTTTSIQHGIVFGFACMVEGLTQRLKRQMSGPVKVLGTGGFASSIARVSNVFDQVLPMLLLEGLRRLHYEEPSVDE; encoded by the coding sequence ATGCAGCCCGAGATTCTGCTTTTCGACATAGGCAATACTTCCATCAAGATTGGGCTGGGCAACGAGCGTCATGTGCTGACTTCGTACACCCTGCGCACCGATACCGCCCAGTCGGCGGACAATTTTGGTCTTACCCTTCTCACGCTTTTGCAGCATGCGGGCGTTGCCCCCGCGCAACTCAAAGCCTGCGTTGCGTCATCTGTTGCGCCCGGCTTTGATCCCCTGCTGCGCGAGGCCGTGGCCCGCTATGTGGGCTGCCCTTTGCAGCGTGTGGGCAAGGAACTGCCCGTTCCGCTTGAAAACCGTTATGAACGCCCTGCGGAAGTGGGTGCGGACAGGCTGGTGGGAGCCTATGCGGCGCGCCGCATGTATCCGGAAACGCCTTCTCTGCTTATTGTTGATTTTGGCACGGCGGTGACCATCGATTGCGTGAGCGGCGATGCCTACATGGGCGGCCTGATTTTCCCCGGCCCGCGCACGGCCCTGACCGCGCTTTCGCGTGAGGCCGCCAAGCTGCCAAGGGTCAACCTTGACGTGCGCGCCAACGAGCCCACGCCGGGCCGCAATACCACCACCAGCATCCAGCACGGCATTGTTTTTGGCTTTGCCTGTATGGTCGAGGGCCTTACGCAGCGCCTCAAACGGCAAATGTCCGGCCCGGTCAAAGTGCTTGGCACAGGGGGTTTTGCCTCCTCCATAGCCAGAGTCAGCAACGTATTTGATCAGGTGTTGCCCATGCTGCTGCTTGAAGGCCTGCGCAGGCTGCACTATGAAGAACCCAGCGTTGACGAATAG
- a CDS encoding DegT/DnrJ/EryC1/StrS aminotransferase family protein, whose amino-acid sequence MDIKVNFSGRAIRYTEEEIAVVVEVMRNADTLTQGAHMRDFESKFASYQGVAQGSCFVTMNGVSALELSAQLCRFKPGDEVVMPSHTFTASAYPYIKKGATMAWADVDLLTRVVTAESIEKAITPRTKAVVVVHLYGYVADMVGIAALCKERGLILIEDAAQSIGSELNGKKAGSFGDMAVFSFHSHKNLTTLGEGGMLYVRDPKLAALVPTLRHNGHCGYDFERPDYWKPAMGNVDLPMLDGEPLQPNNYCLGEAECALGAKLLERIDSINDEKRARALRFIDALADFPELEFHREDSRRHNYHLLAARMTTGTEARDRFIRAMFNEKGVKCVVQYIPLDRYDYYRRLGMGKADCPNADTFFDAMISFPFQHWLTDEEFDYMLASTREVLASLR is encoded by the coding sequence ATGGACATTAAAGTAAATTTCAGCGGCCGCGCCATCCGCTACACGGAAGAAGAAATAGCCGTGGTTGTCGAGGTCATGCGCAATGCCGACACGCTCACCCAGGGCGCGCACATGCGTGATTTTGAAAGCAAGTTTGCCAGCTATCAGGGCGTTGCCCAGGGCAGCTGCTTTGTGACCATGAACGGCGTTTCGGCTCTGGAGCTTTCGGCCCAGCTGTGCCGCTTCAAGCCCGGCGATGAAGTGGTCATGCCTTCGCATACCTTTACGGCCTCCGCCTACCCCTACATCAAAAAAGGCGCCACAATGGCCTGGGCTGACGTTGACCTTCTGACCCGGGTCGTCACAGCCGAAAGCATCGAAAAAGCCATTACGCCCCGAACCAAGGCCGTTGTGGTGGTGCACCTGTACGGCTATGTGGCAGACATGGTCGGCATTGCTGCCCTGTGCAAAGAGCGCGGGCTTATCCTCATTGAAGACGCGGCCCAGTCCATTGGCTCCGAGCTGAATGGCAAAAAGGCTGGCAGCTTTGGCGACATGGCCGTTTTCTCCTTCCATTCGCACAAGAACCTCACCACCCTTGGCGAGGGCGGCATGCTCTATGTGCGCGATCCCAAGCTGGCGGCCCTGGTGCCCACCCTGCGCCACAACGGGCATTGCGGCTATGATTTTGAGCGGCCCGACTACTGGAAGCCCGCCATGGGCAACGTTGATCTGCCCATGCTGGACGGGGAACCGCTGCAGCCCAACAACTACTGCCTTGGCGAAGCGGAATGCGCGCTGGGGGCCAAACTGCTTGAGCGTATCGACAGCATCAATGACGAAAAACGCGCCCGCGCCCTGCGCTTCATTGATGCGCTGGCGGACTTTCCAGAGCTGGAGTTCCATCGCGAGGATTCCCGCCGTCATAACTACCACCTGCTCGCCGCGCGTATGACCACGGGCACCGAAGCCCGCGACCGCTTTATCCGCGCCATGTTCAACGAGAAGGGCGTGAAGTGCGTGGTGCAGTATATTCCGCTGGACCGCTACGATTATTACCGCCGTCTGGGCATGGGCAAGGCTGACTGCCCCAATGCCGACACCTTCTTTGACGCCATGATTTCCTTCCCCTTCCAGCACTGGCTGACGGATGAGGAATTTGACTACATGCTGGCTTCCACCCGCGAGGTTCTGGCCAGCCTGCGCTAA
- the glmS gene encoding glutamine--fructose-6-phosphate transaminase (isomerizing): MCGIIGYAGHRPAVPVVVEGLRRLEYRGYDSAGVAFARQGDLHVVRATGKLAALEEKLAHEEGVATPTSAMGHTRWATHGVPAERNAHPHRSNDGALAIVHNGIIENYQEIKADLTAKGYTFSSETDTEVLVNLIAERRKTEPDLLHAFAAALREAHGAYAVCLMDKNEPGVIYAARMSAPLIFGQGTGENFVASDIPAFLPYTRQVVFLEDGELVRATASDFAIMRLKDLSPVQPEPQTIQWDMQAAQKGGYRHFMLKEIFEQPRVITDGLTGRIEGDHSGVRLAELDSLPVPRRLHIVACGTSYHSGLWGRHLLEHWAHVPVQVEIASEFRYRDALLLDKDDMVLVISQSGETADTLAALRIAKEKGVTVLGLCNVVGSSIARDASAVLYTQAGPEISVASTKAMCSQMLMLALMALYWSKRNGTMSADERRKIIDMLENLPAMLDASLPAMHKKARELSRKYAQARNFFYLGRGHCYSLALEGALKLKELSYIHAEGYAAGEMKHGPIALIDPSFPTFALALDDALLPKVKSNMVEVQARQGKVIALTNKGFDLGAEDTWVIPSLPAPLAGFMALPALQLFSYETADYLGKDVDQPRNLAKSVTVE; this comes from the coding sequence ATGTGCGGCATTATCGGTTATGCGGGTCACAGGCCTGCGGTACCCGTTGTAGTTGAGGGCTTGCGCCGTCTGGAATACCGTGGGTACGACTCTGCGGGCGTGGCTTTTGCCCGTCAGGGCGATCTGCATGTGGTGCGCGCCACCGGCAAGCTGGCCGCGCTGGAAGAAAAGCTCGCTCACGAAGAAGGCGTCGCCACGCCCACCAGCGCCATGGGCCACACCCGTTGGGCCACGCACGGCGTGCCCGCCGAGCGCAACGCCCATCCCCACCGTTCCAACGATGGCGCACTCGCCATTGTGCACAACGGCATCATTGAAAATTATCAGGAAATCAAGGCTGACCTGACGGCCAAGGGCTATACGTTCAGCTCCGAGACAGACACCGAAGTGCTGGTGAACCTGATAGCCGAACGCCGCAAGACCGAGCCTGACCTGTTGCATGCCTTTGCCGCCGCCCTGCGCGAAGCGCACGGTGCGTATGCGGTCTGCCTCATGGACAAAAACGAGCCTGGCGTTATTTACGCCGCGCGTATGTCTGCTCCGCTTATTTTTGGCCAGGGCACTGGCGAAAATTTTGTGGCGTCCGATATCCCGGCCTTCCTGCCCTACACGCGCCAAGTGGTTTTTCTGGAAGACGGCGAACTGGTTCGGGCCACAGCCTCCGACTTCGCCATCATGCGCCTCAAGGATCTGAGCCCGGTGCAGCCCGAGCCACAGACCATCCAGTGGGACATGCAGGCCGCGCAAAAGGGCGGCTACCGCCACTTTATGCTCAAGGAAATTTTTGAGCAGCCCCGGGTTATCACTGATGGCCTCACGGGTCGCATTGAAGGCGACCACAGCGGTGTGCGCCTTGCGGAGCTGGACAGCCTGCCTGTGCCGCGCCGTCTGCATATTGTGGCCTGCGGCACGTCTTATCATTCCGGCCTGTGGGGGCGGCATTTGCTGGAGCATTGGGCGCATGTGCCCGTGCAGGTAGAAATCGCCTCCGAGTTCCGCTATCGGGACGCGTTGCTGCTGGATAAGGACGACATGGTGCTCGTCATCAGCCAGAGCGGTGAAACCGCTGATACCCTGGCAGCCCTGCGCATTGCCAAGGAAAAGGGCGTGACCGTGCTTGGCCTGTGCAACGTGGTGGGTTCGTCCATTGCGCGCGATGCCTCTGCCGTGCTCTACACCCAGGCCGGGCCTGAAATCAGCGTGGCTTCCACCAAGGCCATGTGCAGCCAGATGCTCATGCTGGCCCTCATGGCCCTGTACTGGAGCAAACGCAACGGCACCATGTCTGCGGACGAGCGGCGCAAGATCATCGACATGCTGGAGAACCTCCCCGCCATGCTGGATGCTTCGCTGCCTGCCATGCACAAAAAGGCGCGCGAGCTTTCGCGCAAGTATGCACAGGCCCGCAATTTCTTCTACCTTGGGCGTGGTCATTGCTATTCCCTGGCTCTGGAAGGCGCTTTGAAGCTCAAGGAACTTTCGTACATCCATGCAGAAGGCTATGCTGCGGGCGAAATGAAGCACGGCCCCATTGCCCTGATCGACCCCTCGTTCCCCACCTTTGCCCTGGCGTTGGACGATGCCCTGCTGCCCAAGGTGAAGTCCAATATGGTCGAGGTGCAGGCCCGGCAGGGCAAGGTTATCGCCCTGACCAACAAGGGTTTTGACCTTGGCGCGGAAGATACCTGGGTTATCCCCTCCCTGCCCGCTCCTCTGGCAGGCTTTATGGCCCTGCCCGCGCTTCAGCTTTTCAGCTATGAAACCGCCGACTACCTGGGCAAGGATGTGGACCAGCCCCGCAACCTGGCCAAGAGCGTAACGGTGGAATAA
- a CDS encoding iron-containing alcohol dehydrogenase family protein, whose product MFRNAKNVGYYMIGSGSLAQLGDLIGARRAAVNGPAVFFIDHFFEGKDLIAKLPVESKDMVLYVDTTNEPTTDSIDGYTDKVKTFLNGTAPCALLAFGGGCVLDTCKCVGNLLNNPGKAENYQGWELVKNPAPYKIAVPTLSGTGSETSRTGIICNEEKNIKLGMNSDYTMFEQVLLDPDLTASVPRNQYFYTGIDTYMHCFESITGSYRNVVVDSLAEKAIDLSKQVYLSSDMMSDENREKLMIASFLGGMAAGFVGVVHPLSAGLSMVLHMHHGIANCHALTVLEDIYPNEYKDFMAMMERQGIDLPKGICQGLTDAQYDALYDASIVHEKPLSNRLGPDFKKILTKENVIERFKRM is encoded by the coding sequence ATGTTTCGCAACGCAAAGAATGTTGGTTACTATATGATTGGTTCGGGCAGCCTTGCCCAGCTTGGCGATCTGATCGGCGCGCGCCGCGCCGCAGTGAACGGCCCTGCCGTGTTCTTTATTGACCATTTTTTTGAAGGCAAGGATCTCATTGCCAAGCTGCCCGTGGAAAGCAAGGACATGGTGCTCTATGTAGACACCACCAACGAGCCCACCACTGACAGCATCGACGGCTACACCGACAAGGTGAAGACCTTCCTCAACGGCACGGCCCCCTGCGCCCTGCTGGCCTTTGGCGGCGGTTGCGTTCTTGATACCTGCAAGTGCGTGGGCAACCTGCTGAACAACCCCGGCAAGGCCGAAAACTATCAGGGATGGGAACTGGTCAAGAACCCCGCTCCCTACAAAATCGCTGTTCCCACCCTTTCCGGTACGGGTTCCGAAACCTCGCGCACTGGCATCATCTGCAACGAGGAAAAGAACATCAAACTCGGCATGAACAGCGACTACACCATGTTCGAGCAGGTGCTGCTCGACCCTGACCTCACCGCCAGCGTGCCGCGCAACCAGTATTTCTACACGGGTATCGACACCTACATGCACTGCTTCGAGAGCATCACTGGCTCCTACCGCAACGTGGTGGTGGATTCCCTGGCTGAAAAGGCCATTGACCTCAGCAAGCAGGTCTATCTTTCCAGCGACATGATGAGCGATGAAAACCGCGAAAAGCTCATGATCGCCTCCTTCCTGGGCGGCATGGCCGCCGGTTTCGTGGGCGTGGTGCATCCCCTTTCCGCTGGCCTCAGCATGGTGCTGCACATGCACCACGGCATTGCCAACTGCCATGCCCTCACCGTGCTGGAAGACATCTACCCCAATGAATACAAAGACTTTATGGCCATGATGGAACGCCAGGGCATCGACCTGCCCAAGGGAATCTGCCAGGGCCTTACCGATGCGCAGTACGATGCCCTTTACGATGCCAGTATTGTGCACGAAAAGCCGCTTTCCAACCGCCTTGGCCCGGATTTCAAAAAGATCCTCACCAAGGAAAACGTTATCGAGCGCTTCAAGCGCATGTAG